In the genome of Nocardia sp. NBC_00416, one region contains:
- a CDS encoding ion transporter, protein MSTPPSTESDPRGPEPEGFPRKPPALWTDFVMLALAAVSVVLVCWITFFEVSPETYRVIVGIDYAICAVFAVEFLWRWRRGGWSWTFPLVYWYELLGMIPVASPFFRAFRLLRIVVILVRLARVADRVFGDRVTAAVINHSVGTIVEVIKRPMTIAIMEEVTAVLRTGHYTRNIAVALEENRGEIDEMIVEMIKNDPQTGRVRYIPFHDEIIRLVADTVFRILFQVLADPRTDELVSDMIRENVDQIRDSVRSGVKVAPSAYGPTPHHLTARHLNRQRDA, encoded by the coding sequence GTGTCAACACCGCCGTCCACAGAGTCCGACCCCCGTGGCCCGGAGCCGGAGGGCTTTCCCAGAAAACCGCCCGCCCTGTGGACCGATTTCGTCATGCTGGCGCTGGCCGCCGTCTCCGTGGTGCTGGTCTGCTGGATCACCTTCTTCGAGGTCTCGCCCGAGACCTACCGGGTGATCGTCGGAATCGATTACGCGATCTGCGCGGTCTTCGCCGTCGAATTCCTGTGGCGCTGGCGTCGGGGCGGATGGTCGTGGACGTTCCCGCTGGTCTACTGGTACGAACTGCTCGGCATGATCCCCGTGGCCAGCCCTTTCTTCCGTGCGTTCCGGCTGCTGCGGATCGTCGTCATCCTGGTCCGGCTGGCGCGTGTGGCGGACCGGGTGTTCGGGGACCGGGTCACCGCCGCGGTGATCAACCATTCCGTGGGCACGATCGTCGAGGTCATCAAACGCCCGATGACGATCGCGATCATGGAGGAGGTCACCGCGGTCCTGCGGACCGGCCACTACACCCGCAATATCGCGGTCGCGCTGGAGGAGAACCGGGGCGAAATCGACGAGATGATCGTCGAGATGATCAAGAACGATCCGCAGACCGGCCGGGTCCGCTACATCCCCTTCCACGACGAGATCATCCGCCTGGTCGCCGATACCGTCTTCCGGATCCTGTTCCAGGTGCTGGCCGATCCGCGCACCGACGAACTCGTCTCGGACATGATCCGGGAGAACGTCGACCAGATCCGCGATTCGGTGCGGTCCGGGGTGAAGGTGGCGCCCTCGGCCTACGGCCCGACACCGCATCACCTGACCGCACGGCACCTCAACCGGCAGCGGGATGCCTGA
- a CDS encoding low temperature requirement protein A has translation MRGLTRRTRIQQMGEDSSVTQLELFFDLVLVFAFTMVTDLAAEEPTAVNMLRSLLVLAVLWWVWIDYAWLGNVIRADEGVTRVAIFVAMGGGFVAAITIPEAFHDMPGGWYGPLVFAMAYLLVRMVHLVMFWLASVEDPQLRGQVLRWALGSITVGTTLLVIAAMTSGTLQICLWIAAIGGDYLWTHFAGNDWRLNSAGHFAERHGLIIIVALGESIVAIGIGVAGLPVSWPIVVAAMLGLMVSGLLWWAYFDTDALRVEHALRTATGARQIQIARTCYTFWHFPMIVGIIALSLGLKKVLSYVGDESEHTLSDALTGIPLVALYGGVVLYLVGLIGFGYFGTGRTGVLRPVAVVVLCALTPLAAKLPALAALGLLCVVLAVLIAWETLRFAETRDHIRHPAAG, from the coding sequence ATGCGAGGTCTCACGCGACGCACCCGGATCCAGCAGATGGGCGAGGATTCCTCGGTCACCCAGCTGGAACTCTTCTTCGACCTGGTCCTGGTCTTCGCCTTCACCATGGTCACCGATCTGGCCGCCGAAGAACCCACCGCGGTGAACATGCTGCGGTCGCTGCTGGTGCTGGCGGTGCTGTGGTGGGTGTGGATCGACTACGCCTGGCTCGGGAATGTGATACGCGCCGACGAAGGAGTGACCCGAGTCGCCATATTCGTCGCGATGGGCGGCGGATTCGTCGCCGCGATCACGATCCCCGAGGCATTCCACGACATGCCCGGCGGCTGGTACGGGCCGCTGGTCTTCGCGATGGCCTATCTGCTGGTCCGAATGGTGCATCTGGTGATGTTCTGGCTGGCCAGCGTCGAGGATCCCCAGTTGCGCGGGCAGGTGCTGCGCTGGGCCCTCGGTTCGATCACGGTAGGCACCACACTGCTGGTGATCGCCGCCATGACCAGCGGCACCCTGCAGATCTGCCTGTGGATCGCGGCGATCGGCGGCGACTACCTGTGGACGCACTTCGCGGGCAACGACTGGCGCCTGAACTCCGCCGGCCATTTCGCCGAACGCCACGGTCTGATCATCATCGTGGCGCTGGGCGAATCGATCGTGGCCATCGGCATCGGCGTAGCCGGTCTCCCGGTTTCCTGGCCGATCGTGGTCGCGGCCATGCTCGGGCTCATGGTGTCAGGCCTGCTGTGGTGGGCGTATTTCGATACCGACGCGCTGCGGGTCGAGCACGCGCTGCGCACGGCCACCGGGGCGCGCCAGATCCAGATCGCCCGGACCTGCTACACCTTCTGGCACTTTCCGATGATCGTGGGCATCATCGCGCTCTCGCTGGGACTGAAGAAGGTGCTGTCCTATGTCGGCGACGAGAGCGAGCACACGTTGTCCGACGCACTCACCGGAATTCCGCTGGTCGCGCTGTACGGCGGGGTGGTGCTGTACCTCGTCGGGCTGATCGGGTTCGGCTACTTCGGCACCGGGCGGACGGGCGTGCTCCGGCCGGTCGCCGTCGTGGTGCTGTGCGCGCTCACCCCGCTCGCCGCGAAACTACCGGCGCTGGCAGCCCTGGGCCTGCTGTGCGTGGTCCTGGCGGTGCTCATCGCCTGGGAAACCCTGCGCTTCGCCGAGACCCGCGATCACATCAGGCATCCCGCTGCCGGTTGA
- a CDS encoding DUF1918 domain-containing protein, whose protein sequence is MMANVGDRLHVHGHTVGQSDHEGEIVEIHGPDGTPPYMVRFEDGHESLVFPGPDATVERPL, encoded by the coding sequence ATGATGGCGAACGTCGGAGACCGCTTGCACGTGCACGGGCACACCGTCGGCCAGAGTGATCACGAAGGTGAGATCGTCGAGATACACGGCCCGGACGGAACACCGCCGTATATGGTGCGTTTCGAGGACGGACACGAGTCCCTGGTCTTCCCCGGACCGGACGCGACGGTCGAACGACCACTCTGA
- a CDS encoding dihydrofolate reductase family protein: MRKLVYYVGVSLDGYIAGPAGEVDFYPLAGDMAEWINARYPESVPSHIREHAGIAPDVPNRHWDTLVMGRGTYEPARSAGITSPYTHLKQYIVSTTLEKIDDPEVELVRTDPVELVRRLKRADGPEGKDIWLCGGGKLAGELIDEIDQLIFKSYPVLAGAGVPALGGRFRPVLFTPVKRQEFSNGAQVTWFDRA, translated from the coding sequence ATGCGAAAGCTGGTCTACTACGTGGGCGTCTCCCTCGACGGCTACATCGCCGGCCCCGCCGGGGAGGTCGACTTCTATCCGCTCGCCGGCGATATGGCCGAGTGGATCAACGCCCGTTATCCCGAATCCGTGCCGAGTCATATCCGGGAGCACGCCGGCATCGCGCCCGACGTGCCGAACCGGCACTGGGACACGCTGGTCATGGGTCGCGGCACCTATGAACCCGCCCGCTCCGCCGGCATCACGAGTCCGTACACCCACCTGAAGCAGTACATCGTCTCCACCACCCTGGAGAAGATCGACGATCCGGAGGTGGAACTCGTCCGCACCGACCCGGTCGAACTGGTGCGACGCCTCAAACGGGCGGACGGGCCGGAGGGCAAGGACATCTGGCTGTGCGGTGGTGGCAAGCTCGCCGGTGAGCTGATCGACGAGATCGACCAACTCATCTTCAAGAGCTATCCGGTATTGGCCGGCGCCGGGGTCCCCGCGCTCGGCGGGCGCTTCCGGCCTGTCCTTTTCACTCCGGTGAAACGACAGGAATTCAGTAATGGGGCGCAGGTCACCTGGTTCGACCGGGCCTGA
- a CDS encoding aspartate kinase — protein sequence MALVVQKYGGSSVASADRIRRVAERIVETKKQGHDVVVVCSAMGDTTDELLDLAEQVSPAPPAREMDMLLTSGERISNALVAMAIHSLGAEARSFTGSQAGVITTSVHGKAKIIDVTPGRLREALDEGTIVLVAGFQGVSQDSKDVTTLGRGGSDTTAVALAAALEADVCEIYTDVDGVFTADPRIVNDAQKLEQVSYEEMLEMAACGSKVLMLRCVEYARRYNVPVHVRSSYTDKQGTYVYGSMEDIPLEQAILTGVAHDRSEAKVTVVGLPDEPGYAAKVFRYVAEAEINIDMVLQNISKVETGKTDITFTLPKSDGVRAVEMLSKYQGDIGFSQVLYDDHIGKVSLVGAGMKSHPGVTATFCEALAEAGINIDLISTSEIRISVLVKDTELDDAVQVLHRAFDLGGDEVAVVHAGTGR from the coding sequence GTGGCACTCGTTGTCCAGAAGTACGGAGGATCCTCGGTAGCCTCTGCCGACCGGATCCGTCGCGTCGCCGAACGGATCGTCGAGACGAAGAAGCAGGGCCACGACGTCGTCGTGGTCTGCTCGGCCATGGGCGATACCACCGACGAACTGCTCGACCTGGCCGAACAGGTCTCTCCCGCGCCGCCGGCCCGGGAGATGGACATGCTGCTCACCTCCGGTGAACGCATCTCCAACGCACTGGTGGCCATGGCTATCCACAGTCTCGGCGCCGAGGCGCGGTCGTTCACCGGCTCCCAGGCCGGTGTCATCACCACGTCGGTGCACGGTAAGGCCAAGATCATCGACGTCACCCCGGGCCGCCTCCGCGAAGCCCTCGACGAAGGCACGATCGTGCTGGTCGCGGGTTTCCAGGGCGTCAGCCAGGACAGCAAGGACGTCACCACGCTGGGGCGCGGTGGTTCCGACACCACCGCCGTCGCGCTGGCCGCCGCGCTCGAGGCCGACGTCTGTGAGATCTATACCGACGTGGACGGAGTGTTCACGGCCGATCCGCGCATCGTCAACGACGCGCAGAAGCTCGAGCAGGTCTCCTACGAGGAGATGCTGGAGATGGCGGCCTGCGGGTCGAAGGTGCTGATGCTGCGCTGCGTCGAATACGCACGCCGCTACAACGTGCCCGTGCATGTGCGTTCGTCCTATACCGACAAGCAGGGCACCTACGTATACGGATCGATGGAGGACATTCCCTTGGAACAAGCAATCCTGACGGGCGTCGCGCACGACCGCAGCGAGGCCAAGGTGACCGTAGTCGGGCTGCCGGACGAACCCGGCTACGCGGCCAAGGTGTTCCGTTACGTGGCCGAGGCCGAGATCAATATCGATATGGTCCTGCAGAACATCTCCAAGGTGGAGACCGGCAAGACCGACATCACCTTCACCCTCCCCAAATCCGACGGGGTCCGGGCAGTGGAGATGCTGAGCAAGTACCAGGGCGATATCGGTTTCTCCCAGGTGCTCTACGACGACCACATCGGCAAGGTGTCGCTGGTCGGCGCCGGAATGAAGAGCCACCCGGGGGTCACCGCCACCTTCTGTGAGGCGCTGGCCGAGGCCGGAATCAATATCGACCTCATCTCCACCTCCGAGATCCGCATCTCGGTGCTGGTCAAGGACACCGAACTCGACGACGCCGTGCAGGTCCTGCACCGTGCCTTCGACCTCGGCGGCGACGAGGTCGCCGTCGTACACGCCGGAACGGGGCGCTGA
- a CDS encoding aspartate-semialdehyde dehydrogenase has translation MGVRVGVVGATGQVGAVMRKLLEERDFPADELRFFASARSAGKKLPWRGGEIVVEDTETADPAGLDIALFSAGATMSRVQAPRFAAAGVTVIDNSSAWRKDPEVPLVVSEVNPEQTRNLVKGIIANPNCTTMAAMPVLKPLHDAAGLQRLIVSSYQAVSGSGLAGVEELASQTRAVIDDAEKLTHDGSAVDFPAPNKYVAPIAFNVLALAGALVDDGSGETDEDQKLRNESRKILGLPDLLVSGTCVRVPVFTGHSLSINAEFADPLSVQRAQEILAKASGVKLVDVPTPLAAAGKDESLVGRIRQDPGVPDGRGLALFISGDNLRKGAALNTIQIAEVLLADR, from the coding sequence ATGGGTGTTCGCGTAGGTGTGGTCGGCGCGACCGGGCAGGTCGGCGCCGTGATGCGCAAACTTCTCGAGGAACGTGATTTCCCGGCCGACGAACTGCGGTTCTTCGCGTCGGCGCGGTCCGCCGGCAAGAAGCTGCCGTGGCGCGGCGGCGAGATCGTGGTGGAGGACACCGAGACCGCCGATCCCGCGGGCCTGGATATCGCCCTGTTCTCCGCGGGCGCCACCATGTCGCGGGTGCAGGCGCCGCGTTTCGCGGCCGCCGGGGTCACCGTGATCGACAACTCGTCGGCCTGGCGCAAAGACCCGGAGGTCCCGCTGGTGGTCAGCGAGGTCAACCCGGAACAGACCCGCAATTTGGTCAAGGGCATCATCGCCAACCCCAACTGCACCACCATGGCCGCGATGCCGGTGCTCAAACCACTGCACGACGCGGCCGGCCTGCAGCGGCTGATCGTGTCCAGCTATCAGGCGGTTTCCGGTAGTGGTCTGGCCGGTGTCGAGGAACTCGCGTCGCAGACCCGCGCGGTGATCGACGATGCCGAGAAGCTCACCCACGACGGCAGCGCCGTGGATTTCCCGGCCCCGAACAAGTACGTCGCCCCGATCGCGTTCAATGTGCTGGCCTTGGCCGGCGCGCTGGTGGACGACGGATCCGGCGAGACCGACGAGGACCAGAAGCTGCGCAACGAGAGCCGCAAGATCCTCGGTCTGCCGGATCTGCTGGTCAGCGGCACCTGTGTCCGGGTTCCGGTGTTCACCGGTCACTCATTGTCGATCAACGCCGAATTCGCCGACCCGCTGTCGGTGCAGCGGGCCCAGGAGATCCTGGCCAAGGCGTCCGGGGTGAAGCTGGTCGACGTTCCCACCCCGCTGGCGGCGGCCGGCAAGGACGAATCGCTGGTCGGCCGGATCCGCCAGGATCCGGGTGTGCCCGACGGCCGCGGCCTGGCGCTGTTCATCTCCGGCGACAACCTGCGCAAGGGCGCCGCGCTGAACACCATCCAGATCGCGGAGGTACTGCTCGCCGACCGCTGA
- a CDS encoding serine hydrolase domain-containing protein has translation MVRFGGLLAGVTAVTLIAGQVFAAHAQATPGHGQPATECEVSSGREPARAEPEQVGLDSARLADALAFAQSRNRLNIQVFRHNCLIGAGSENERTGDTPWNVWSVTKSVVSLLTGIAAGHGRIDIDAPIDRYLPPGLGDSRHRAITVENLLTETSGMRTGVVTEGLTGAVPLDPNSAVQALGVPLDHQPGTVFTYSQRTVDLLSYVLELAVGEPLQEFAQRELFAPLGIERGDWYWARDRSGHTYGYAHLLIPPNDLAKLGLLVANDGNWNGRRIVPAQYLSHATSPSATNPCYGYLFWTGPDCAENPSFMPPDTYAMAGVGLQNVFVVPSLDLMVMWTGVFGNVSAYGPGGIIQNTGELPHEFFRLLFAAFQEPPVPDPGPYVEPPLRTDPNSYIDTDILLAVFGIGPSAYPGCTVFDCLGAPLAAPFSDAPPGCVLLACLGTDPRTPGIH, from the coding sequence ATGGTGCGTTTCGGTGGGCTCCTGGCGGGGGTCACGGCGGTGACACTGATAGCAGGGCAGGTATTCGCGGCGCATGCGCAGGCGACTCCCGGACACGGACAACCGGCCACCGAATGCGAGGTGTCCTCCGGCCGGGAACCGGCCCGGGCCGAGCCGGAACAGGTCGGTCTGGATTCGGCCCGCCTGGCCGACGCACTGGCCTTCGCTCAGAGCCGGAATCGTTTGAACATCCAGGTTTTTCGGCACAACTGCCTGATCGGTGCGGGCTCGGAGAACGAGCGGACCGGCGATACCCCCTGGAACGTGTGGAGCGTGACCAAAAGCGTGGTCTCGCTGCTCACCGGCATCGCGGCCGGACACGGCCGTATCGATATCGACGCGCCCATCGACCGGTATCTGCCGCCGGGGCTGGGCGACTCGCGACACCGGGCCATCACCGTCGAGAACTTGCTCACCGAGACCTCGGGCATGCGTACAGGCGTAGTGACCGAAGGCCTCACCGGAGCCGTCCCGCTCGATCCGAACAGCGCGGTGCAGGCCCTGGGCGTACCGCTGGATCACCAGCCCGGCACCGTGTTCACCTACAGCCAGCGCACCGTCGATCTGCTCTCGTACGTCCTGGAGCTGGCGGTCGGGGAACCGCTGCAGGAGTTCGCGCAGCGCGAGTTGTTCGCGCCGCTGGGTATCGAACGCGGCGACTGGTATTGGGCGCGCGACCGATCCGGCCACACCTACGGTTACGCGCATCTGCTGATCCCGCCGAACGATCTGGCGAAACTCGGACTGCTCGTCGCGAACGACGGCAACTGGAACGGGCGTCGGATAGTGCCCGCGCAGTACCTGTCCCACGCCACCAGCCCCTCGGCCACGAACCCCTGCTACGGCTACCTGTTCTGGACCGGACCCGATTGTGCGGAGAATCCTTCGTTCATGCCGCCCGACACCTATGCGATGGCCGGAGTCGGCCTGCAGAACGTGTTCGTCGTGCCCAGCCTGGATCTGATGGTGATGTGGACCGGAGTGTTCGGGAACGTGAGCGCCTACGGGCCCGGCGGGATCATCCAGAACACCGGCGAATTGCCGCACGAGTTCTTCCGCCTGTTGTTCGCCGCATTCCAGGAACCGCCGGTGCCCGACCCCGGGCCGTATGTGGAACCGCCACTGCGGACCGATCCCAACTCCTATATCGACACCGATATCCTGCTGGCCGTGTTCGGGATCGGGCCGTCGGCGTATCCGGGCTGCACTGTGTTCGACTGCCTCGGCGCACCACTCGCGGCGCCGTTCAGCGACGCGCCGCCCGGCTGTGTTCTCCTGGCCTGCCTCGGAACCGATCCGCGCACACCGGGAATCCACTGA
- a CDS encoding FAD-dependent monooxygenase, whose product MTTQPTAAKLRVLISGGGIAGNAVALQLLRAGIRPTVIERAAAPRPGGQAVDLRGPSRGVAERMGLMPGIRRHQLDERGVVYVDSTGSEAARMPAELFEGKGAVAEIEITRGDLNQVLLDAIAAETGRPGIDYRYGEQINALHEHGDGVTVEFASGGTEEFDLVIGADGLHSATRRLAFGPEEQFSTYLGGYTSYFTMPTPAGIRPHWMTVHLMPGGTFLAFRPDADPATTKAMISVRMPADPALRRDTAAQQRLLRERLTDGDWLAPEVAAAMERADDFYFDELARITMPRWTTERIALVGDAGYCGSPLSGQGTAMALVGAYVLVGEITRTPDQPTAALARYTEILRPFVESAQQLPPGGVKAMTPKTRTGIRASLALVRFTTSRLMAPLMTRMLSGTEDYTLPDYSAADPLPVAK is encoded by the coding sequence ATGACCACACAGCCCACCGCAGCGAAACTCCGAGTGCTCATCTCCGGCGGCGGTATCGCCGGCAACGCGGTCGCACTTCAATTGCTCCGAGCCGGAATCCGGCCCACGGTGATCGAACGCGCCGCCGCGCCCCGGCCCGGCGGCCAGGCCGTCGACCTGCGTGGACCCAGCCGCGGGGTCGCGGAACGGATGGGGCTCATGCCGGGAATCCGGCGGCACCAGCTCGACGAGCGCGGCGTGGTCTATGTCGACTCCACCGGCAGCGAAGCGGCCCGGATGCCGGCCGAACTCTTCGAAGGCAAGGGCGCGGTGGCCGAAATCGAGATCACCCGCGGCGATCTGAACCAGGTACTGCTCGACGCGATCGCCGCGGAAACCGGCCGGCCCGGTATCGACTACCGGTACGGCGAGCAGATCAACGCGCTCCATGAACACGGCGACGGCGTCACGGTGGAGTTCGCCTCCGGCGGCACCGAAGAGTTCGACCTGGTGATCGGCGCCGACGGTCTGCACTCGGCCACTCGCCGACTGGCGTTCGGGCCCGAAGAACAGTTCAGCACCTACCTCGGCGGGTACACGTCCTACTTCACCATGCCCACACCGGCCGGGATCCGGCCACACTGGATGACCGTGCACCTGATGCCGGGCGGGACGTTCCTCGCCTTCCGTCCGGACGCCGACCCCGCGACCACGAAGGCGATGATCAGCGTTCGGATGCCGGCCGATCCGGCCCTGCGGCGCGACACCGCCGCCCAGCAGCGGCTCCTGCGCGAACGCCTCACCGACGGTGACTGGCTCGCCCCGGAGGTCGCCGCGGCCATGGAGCGGGCCGACGACTTCTACTTCGACGAGCTCGCGCGTATCACCATGCCCCGCTGGACAACCGAACGGATCGCGCTGGTCGGCGACGCCGGTTACTGCGGGTCGCCGCTCAGCGGGCAGGGCACGGCCATGGCGCTGGTGGGCGCCTACGTACTGGTCGGTGAGATCACTCGCACCCCGGACCAGCCGACCGCGGCACTGGCGCGGTACACCGAAATCTTGCGCCCGTTCGTGGAATCCGCTCAGCAGCTGCCGCCGGGCGGGGTGAAGGCCATGACTCCGAAGACCCGAACGGGTATCAGGGCCTCGCTGGCTCTCGTCCGGTTCACCACCTCCCGGCTGATGGCGCCGCTGATGACGCGCATGCTGTCCGGGACCGAGGACTACACACTCCCCGATTACTCCGCCGCCGACCCGCTCCCGGTGGCGAAATAA
- a CDS encoding TetR/AcrR family transcriptional regulator: MGNKEDLLAAARTCIYERGFAATTARDIATTAGVSLAAIGYHFGSKDRLLTEAFTDETGRVIGDDLERRIRATAGQSPGEAFSWVWDGMADLFAANREVLVASMENLVRIYRTPSERPRMEEMQDFAVSEIADLLVETYPGLDGSRGRAVAELYFIILNGLVMQWMGNPEGSVPSGARLGEALAALSSESSPG, translated from the coding sequence ATGGGAAACAAGGAGGATCTGCTGGCGGCCGCCCGCACCTGCATCTACGAGCGTGGGTTCGCCGCCACCACGGCCCGTGACATCGCGACCACCGCGGGAGTCAGCCTGGCGGCCATCGGATATCACTTCGGTTCGAAGGACCGCCTGCTCACCGAGGCCTTCACCGATGAGACCGGCCGGGTGATCGGTGACGACCTCGAGCGGCGGATCAGGGCCACGGCCGGACAATCGCCGGGCGAGGCGTTTTCGTGGGTATGGGACGGGATGGCCGACCTCTTCGCCGCCAACCGGGAGGTGCTGGTGGCGAGTATGGAAAACCTGGTCCGCATCTACCGGACTCCGAGTGAACGGCCCAGGATGGAGGAGATGCAAGATTTCGCCGTCTCCGAGATCGCGGATCTACTGGTCGAAACCTATCCCGGCCTCGACGGCTCCCGGGGGCGTGCCGTCGCCGAGCTGTACTTCATCATCCTGAACGGCCTGGTCATGCAGTGGATGGGCAACCCCGAGGGCTCAGTGCCCAGTGGAGCCCGGCTGGGCGAAGCGCTTGCCGCGCTGTCATCGGAATCGAGTCCGGGCTAG
- a CDS encoding NADP-dependent oxidoreductase, which translates to MWVIGFDEPGGPEVLRGFDLPEPAVGPGQVRIRVRAAAVNPSDVVTRSGLSQPRYAAVNPPYVPGWDAAGTVDEADPATGWRVGDEVVAITLPVLDGGGAYAEKIVVPAESVAALPAGRDFASAATLPMNGLTAWQALDRLALEPGQSLVVTGAAGAVGGYAIELAKHAGLQVIADAAPADRDLVRTLGADIIVDRGAETAAQIRAHLPGGVDAVIDAALLRDEITPVIRAGGGYAALRTAQLSGGVTPRPGLTVHEIFVGTDIHEKDRLDRLSELAASGVLSLRVADVLPAEQASEAHRRLERGGVRGRIVLEF; encoded by the coding sequence ATGTGGGTCATCGGTTTCGACGAGCCCGGGGGTCCCGAGGTACTGCGGGGCTTCGATCTCCCAGAACCGGCCGTCGGCCCCGGGCAGGTGCGGATCCGCGTGCGAGCCGCGGCCGTCAACCCATCCGATGTCGTGACGCGTAGCGGGTTGTCGCAACCACGGTACGCGGCGGTGAACCCGCCCTATGTACCCGGCTGGGACGCGGCGGGAACGGTCGATGAGGCCGACCCCGCGACCGGCTGGCGCGTCGGCGACGAGGTCGTGGCGATCACCCTGCCGGTGCTCGATGGCGGCGGAGCTTACGCGGAGAAGATCGTCGTCCCGGCGGAATCGGTGGCCGCCCTGCCGGCGGGCCGGGATTTCGCGTCCGCCGCGACCCTTCCCATGAACGGACTCACGGCGTGGCAGGCCCTCGACCGCCTGGCGCTGGAGCCCGGGCAGTCGCTCGTCGTCACCGGTGCGGCCGGTGCGGTCGGCGGATACGCGATCGAGTTGGCGAAACACGCGGGTCTCCAGGTGATCGCCGATGCCGCCCCCGCGGACCGTGACCTGGTCCGGACCCTGGGCGCCGATATCATCGTCGACCGCGGCGCCGAGACCGCCGCGCAGATCCGCGCGCACCTTCCGGGTGGAGTGGACGCCGTGATCGACGCCGCGCTGCTGCGCGACGAGATCACCCCGGTGATCCGCGCCGGTGGGGGCTACGCCGCCCTGCGCACCGCGCAGCTTTCCGGCGGTGTCACCCCCCGTCCCGGCCTGACCGTCCACGAGATCTTCGTCGGCACCGATATCCACGAGAAGGACCGGCTCGATCGTCTCTCCGAACTGGCCGCGTCCGGCGTACTGTCCCTGCGCGTAGCGGACGTGCTGCCCGCCGAACAAGCGAGCGAAGCCCATCGCCGGCTCGAACGCGGCGGGGTGCGCGGCCGGATCGTCCTCGAGTTCTGA
- a CDS encoding arylsulfotransferase family protein, whose amino-acid sequence MVGTTRRALRTTVAGATLAFGVSVLIPQAASAQPARPTLPVGAPAYTVEVNSPAGSPGYVYYSTGMSAAALVPGVEPLLSQLPPTAPANIVRDKSGREIWRYTPPPGQSVSNFRAQNYRGERVLTWWQGTTVGGHGSGVDVIADEHGNIIETLSPGGDSSDVHEFRITPDGRALITSYHEVTADLSAIGGPVDARMFDTVASVVDIASKQVLFRWSAAENVPLTESAEAGKLPGSGVYDPYHMNAISLDPAGNLVLSMRNTSTVYNVDIHTGAINWRLGGKNSTFELGPGVQFAFQHDAEFADDDTLRLFNNNSSGFTTLGTSSAQWIDLDLGARRATLARNQTHPAGLTAFAMGNAQGLDNGNTLVGWGMAPHISEFSPTGDLVFDAALPLGTYRAYLEDWAPAGK is encoded by the coding sequence ATGGTCGGGACCACGCGCCGCGCCCTCCGTACGACGGTCGCGGGGGCGACCCTCGCATTCGGTGTCTCCGTGCTGATACCGCAGGCGGCCTCCGCCCAACCAGCGCGGCCCACTCTGCCGGTCGGTGCGCCGGCCTACACCGTCGAGGTGAACAGCCCGGCGGGCAGCCCCGGCTATGTCTACTACTCGACCGGAATGAGCGCTGCTGCGCTGGTGCCGGGTGTCGAGCCGCTGCTGTCGCAGCTGCCTCCCACCGCGCCCGCGAACATCGTGCGGGACAAGTCCGGCCGCGAGATATGGCGGTACACCCCGCCGCCGGGGCAGAGCGTGTCGAACTTCCGGGCACAGAATTATCGGGGCGAACGGGTGCTGACCTGGTGGCAGGGCACGACGGTCGGCGGACACGGCTCCGGGGTGGACGTGATCGCAGACGAGCACGGCAATATCATCGAAACGCTCTCGCCGGGCGGCGATTCCAGTGATGTGCACGAGTTCCGGATCACGCCCGACGGACGAGCCCTGATCACCTCCTACCATGAGGTGACGGCCGATCTGTCGGCGATCGGCGGTCCCGTGGACGCCCGGATGTTCGACACTGTCGCGTCGGTGGTGGATATCGCGAGCAAGCAGGTGCTGTTCCGTTGGAGTGCCGCCGAGAACGTACCGCTCACCGAGAGTGCGGAGGCCGGCAAGTTGCCGGGCAGCGGCGTTTACGATCCGTATCACATGAACGCGATCAGCCTGGATCCCGCGGGGAACCTGGTGCTCTCCATGCGTAACACCTCCACCGTGTACAACGTGGACATCCACACCGGGGCGATCAACTGGCGGCTGGGTGGCAAGAACTCCACTTTCGAGCTGGGGCCGGGCGTGCAGTTCGCGTTTCAGCACGACGCGGAATTCGCCGACGACGACACGCTGCGGCTGTTCAACAACAACTCGAGCGGTTTCACCACGCTCGGCACCTCCAGTGCGCAATGGATCGATCTGGATCTCGGCGCCCGGCGGGCGACACTGGCGCGCAACCAGACCCACCCCGCGGGGCTGACTGCTTTCGCCATGGGGAACGCACAGGGTCTCGACAATGGGAACACACTGGTGGGCTGGGGTATGGCGCCGCATATCTCGGAGTTCTCCCCCACCGGCGACCTGGTCTTCGACGCCGCGCTCCCGCTGGGGACCTACCGCGCCTACCTGGAGGATTGGGCTCCGGCCGGGAAGTGA